The Novosphingobium sp. Gsoil 351 genome contains the following window.
CTTTCGGGTAATCATACTATGAAAGCCGACCTTGCATCTCGGAGCGTAGCCAAGATCGCGTGATGCGCTAATTTGGTCGCCCAGCAGCGAGGTCGAGCACAACCACATCGATCAGTGCGCGGCGCGCCTCGGTAATTCGGTCGATGAGCATGGTGCGCATTTCGCTGGCACTTTGAGGGGCGGCAAGGCCAAGCGGGTGCGCCTTCAACCGCCGGTTGGTCGACGACGGCAGATCGCCGAACCACAACACGCAATAGATGCCGCGCTGCTCTGAGCGCCAGTCGATCAAATACTGGACATCGAGCTGACCTGTGGCCGCATCCCAGACATCGTTGTGCCACTGGCCCTTGACCTCGACCGGCAACTGCATCTTCCCGCGCGCGAAGGCGAGATCGGCGCGCTTGGTCTGCGGCATGTCCGCCTCGGTAATCCTCTGGATATCGTAGCGTGCGAGTTCCGGGCCGATCATCGCCGCCAGCCGGTCACGGCAACGGTTCTCACCGCGGGGAATACCCGCATCGGTCCAGAAGTCGACGACCGAGTCGATATCGTCACCAATGAGCTTGAGCTGCGCGACATCCATTTCTTCGCGTATCAGCGCCTTCAAATCTTCGATATTGCCCGGCGGTCCATCGTCTAGGAGTGCGGCGAGATCGCCTGGCGCCAAGGTTGAAAAGTCCTCTTCAGCGCGCTTCTGCCGCTGCTCCGCCGCCATGTGGCGGATCAATTCGGCGTAACTGTCGTTGGGTCCAGCGACGAGGCGCGCCATCGCCTCTGCCGCCTCGACGCTGGTATCACCTGCAATCCGGTTGATCAGAGAACGCAGAAAGTCGGTCGCGTCATAGTCGTTAGTGTTGCCAGAACCGGTGCCTTCCAGCACCACATGTGGCCATTGTCCGCGGAATTCGGTGATAATCCATTCGGCCTGCGTGACCGAGAGCGGGAGCATGCCGCCGCGCCGTTCGAACTGAAGCCGATTTCGCAAGAACCAAATAAAGTCGGGATACTCCGTGCCGATATTGGAGAGATCGGACCGCACCACCTCGAACCGCACCAGCACATCGATCGCCAGCCACGACAGCATGTGGTCGAAATTGCCGAAAACCGCTCCGGCGCGCGCTTCGGCGACATCGCGCAGCGCATCGAGCGCGCCGCCATAGGTCAGGCAGTCGACCAGTTCTGCCTCGACCGATTCTGGTACAGCGGGAAAAGCTGCCAGCCATCCGGCGCCAAGCGCAGCACCGGTCCCCTGCCAATCCGGATCGTGGGCGAGCTTGTAGAGCCCCGCGACATGCTCGTTGCCCGCCGTGAGCGCGGGCTCGATCCAGAGCCGCGCGAACGCCTGGCGTTCCTCGGGCGTCGGGATGACTTCGGCCTCCAGCGCTACCCGCAGTGCCTCTTTCTCCTTGTCGAGATTCCAGCCGTAATCGTCATGGCTGAGCAGCAAAGCGGACTGTTTGAGCGGATCGGGCAGATCGGCAATTCCTTTGCCGCCGCGTATTCGCTCATACAAACCGGCCATGATCGGAAAGCTGAAATTGTAGACCGTCCCGCGCGCGAAACCGTCGGCGATCTCATTGGGTGTGGGCAAATCGGTCCGGTGCAACACGGCCTCGAAACCGACCAACGCATCGTCGCGCAGATCCGGCCCGATCCATGTCGCCAATCGCTGGCTCGGCGGCAATTCGCTCGGGAGGTCGTGGAACCGGTCGAGATAGGCTTGAGCGGAGGGCAGGATCGCCGACAATTTGCCCGCCCGTAGATCGTTGCGGACCTTGTCTAGCTCGCGACGCGCTGTCTCGAACGCTACCTTGCGCTTGCGCTCCCGTTTGGCAGCTTCGTTTTCCTGCCGGACCTTCCACGCGGGTTTCTTAGGATTTTCGAGCTTGCGCAGGAAATCTGCGAGCGGCTTGTCGCCGCGCCTGAATTCTTCCGCCGAGGCCCGCACCCCGGGATCGAGGCCATCTGGCCCCCATGCCATGCGCACCAGATCCTGCCAATCTTGGCGCCGATCCGGATTCTTGTTGTCACCTTGGGCAAGGCGGTCGAGCGCATAAACAATGTCGTCAGACCGCGCCGTGAGTCCGACCAGCCGGCGGTGCAGGTACAGCTCGGTGACCCACAAACTTTCCTTGCGGCGGTCGTTCGCCAGTACATGTGTCTGGACCGCGCGGCGCAACTCATCCTGTGCCCCCAGTTGCGCGGCAAGCGCCTGCTGTACGTCGCGGTGATAGCGATGCGCCTGCTCGATTGTCGCGAGCCAACGCCACAACGACGGTGCCTCAGCCGTTCCGATCACCCCTTCATCGATCGCGCGGATGATTAGACTGGCCACAATGTCGGCGACCTCACCGGCATTCTCCCAATCGCCGTCGTGCAGCAACTCGGCATGTTCGGCGATCAGGTCGAGCACTCCGACCAGCCTCTTCGACGGGATGGCGTGGATCAGCCGATCATAGCTGCGCACCGTATGGGCCCGCCGACCCTCGCGGCGCGGAAGCGGGCAGCTAGTCACCCCCATTTCGGCGAACAAGGTCGCTACAATCAGCTCGTCCGAAACGTCGGCATCGATATGCTGAATTAGTTGGCGCGCGAGGCGAGGTGCGTCGTCGCCGCCCTGATTGGTGAGCTCTCCGATCGTACCTCGCCACCAGGCTCGATCGCGGTGCGGCAACAAGGCGTCTGCCGCGTCGTCGCGTTCGCGATAGAAGCGCCCCGGCGAGAGGACGATCGCTTCCAATGTATCGGCGAGCTCGGCAGCAAGCGGCGTGCCCTCTAGCCCTTCGATCAGTAGTGAGCGGAGGTGTGCGCTGCTTGCTGCCGAAGTGATGATCGCGTCGATCTTGGGCTTGAGGGCGGGGATCATCAGCCCCGCGGCAGTCTTGCTGTCCCAGTCCGCCGCGCGGAAATAGGGATCATCCTCGGCTAGATTGCACAGCTCTTCAAACAGAACGTCTGCGAAATGCGGGGTCAGCGCGGCGGTTTCACCGTAGCGCAACACACCATATGGGTCTTCGGCGATGACCCGCTCGGCCATCGCCGGACTGTGATAGGCGAGCCAAGCATGCAGGCCGCGTAGACTCGCCGGCACGCCGCCGCTGCCATGGAATTGCGCCAGTACACGCCGCTGCGCGCGCGGTGTTGCAGCCTGTTGTGCGAGCCAGCGCGAGCCGAGAAATTCTGCGATGACGCGGTGGATCGGCTTGGCTCGCGACAGGCCGATGCTGTGGAACAGTTTGGAGGTAAAGATCGACCGCGCGGATTTCGCATTGGGTAGAATCTCCAAATCGGCAATCCGAATATCACCTTGCTGGACCTGCGCTGCGCCCGCCGCACTGGCGGCCTCGGCGCCGCCGAACAACAGGCCGGCGGCAATCGCCCCGGCGGCATCGAGTGCCTCGTCCTGGGTGAGCTGGGCCAAGCCCTCGTCCTGCCGATCGGGATCATGCTCGGGCCAGATCAAAGTGCAGACGCGCTCGAACAGGGCCGCACGTGTCGCCGGCAACTGTGTGTCGGCTTCGGCCACGCGCCCCATCAGACCCAGCGTCAGCGGGTTGCGGTACAGCTCTTCTAGGCTGTGGTCTGTGAGATGGCCTAGAACGTGATCCGCATCCACGCTTGGATGTTGTGCGAGGAGAAATGCGCGCGCCTCGACGCCATCGAATGGTTCAAGCGTCAGGATTCTCGGATCGGCACCGTAGAGTTGACGCAGGTTCGTCACGCTGCGGGACTGCCATTCGCGCGAGCGGCACGAGAGGATAAATGGCGGTGA
Protein-coding sequences here:
- a CDS encoding NACHT domain-containing NTPase yields the protein MPATGKKSIRSFFRLAGLRLVFVIPTMIGRSRKLTSPHPAPMVVASREMFARMETETSPAFATTHDQDTSSSPAPVYFPRRLTLSDLSILDNQVDEVGLLALGGNRVILGEPGMGKSELIREVGRRLGIEPVTAIRFINAKSPAKLVPAGKPVLIDGLDEAMSRREGDAVDAILAQLEEADSPPFILSCRSREWQSRSVTNLRQLYGADPRILTLEPFDGVEARAFLLAQHPSVDADHVLGHLTDHSLEELYRNPLTLGLMGRVAEADTQLPATRAALFERVCTLIWPEHDPDRQDEGLAQLTQDEALDAAGAIAAGLLFGGAEAASAAGAAQVQQGDIRIADLEILPNAKSARSIFTSKLFHSIGLSRAKPIHRVIAEFLGSRWLAQQAATPRAQRRVLAQFHGSGGVPASLRGLHAWLAYHSPAMAERVIAEDPYGVLRYGETAALTPHFADVLFEELCNLAEDDPYFRAADWDSKTAAGLMIPALKPKIDAIITSAASSAHLRSLLIEGLEGTPLAAELADTLEAIVLSPGRFYRERDDAADALLPHRDRAWWRGTIGELTNQGGDDAPRLARQLIQHIDADVSDELIVATLFAEMGVTSCPLPRREGRRAHTVRSYDRLIHAIPSKRLVGVLDLIAEHAELLHDGDWENAGEVADIVASLIIRAIDEGVIGTAEAPSLWRWLATIEQAHRYHRDVQQALAAQLGAQDELRRAVQTHVLANDRRKESLWVTELYLHRRLVGLTARSDDIVYALDRLAQGDNKNPDRRQDWQDLVRMAWGPDGLDPGVRASAEEFRRGDKPLADFLRKLENPKKPAWKVRQENEAAKRERKRKVAFETARRELDKVRNDLRAGKLSAILPSAQAYLDRFHDLPSELPPSQRLATWIGPDLRDDALVGFEAVLHRTDLPTPNEIADGFARGTVYNFSFPIMAGLYERIRGGKGIADLPDPLKQSALLLSHDDYGWNLDKEKEALRVALEAEVIPTPEERQAFARLWIEPALTAGNEHVAGLYKLAHDPDWQGTGAALGAGWLAAFPAVPESVEAELVDCLTYGGALDALRDVAEARAGAVFGNFDHMLSWLAIDVLVRFEVVRSDLSNIGTEYPDFIWFLRNRLQFERRGGMLPLSVTQAEWIITEFRGQWPHVVLEGTGSGNTNDYDATDFLRSLINRIAGDTSVEAAEAMARLVAGPNDSYAELIRHMAAEQRQKRAEEDFSTLAPGDLAALLDDGPPGNIEDLKALIREEMDVAQLKLIGDDIDSVVDFWTDAGIPRGENRCRDRLAAMIGPELARYDIQRITEADMPQTKRADLAFARGKMQLPVEVKGQWHNDVWDAATGQLDVQYLIDWRSEQRGIYCVLWFGDLPSSTNRRLKAHPLGLAAPQSASEMRTMLIDRITEARRALIDVVVLDLAAGRPN